A genome region from Crossiella equi includes the following:
- a CDS encoding GH92 family glycosyl hydrolase, protein MRVGRLLGVVAALVCALPALASAEPAGAAESPLIADSTAYVDPFIGTGLANAAAGEINNFPGPSVPFGMVQFSPDTLGSYAGYQYHNDKIRGFSLTHASVGCSAFGDVPILPVSGEVGAKPWDRVERYQHSSEQAEPGYYAVTLEDSRVRAELTATTRTGLATFTFPADAPAHVLVKGGASLGGNSHAQVTLAGDRTVTGSATSGNFCGKNNKYTVHYAITFDQPFTAHGTWDGGTVTPGGTQVTATRAGAYLSFAARQVKAKVALSFTDLDGARRNLATEVPHWDPALVRADTRARWQRELGRIRVAGTDTGQLKTFYTALYHSLMHPNTFNDVDGRYLGFDHRVHTLTGGRTQYANFSDWDTYRSLAPLHGWLWPREASDMAQSLVNDAVQGGWWPRWPIANQSTGQMTGDNSVPLIAALHAYGARDFDLPTALRYLVKGATTVDTTPGAYQERPGITEYLKHGYLPNTDVAKADHNRAGASITLEWSVDDFAIAQLAQAAGDRKTAAEFARRAQNWQNLFNPATSHIQPRGGDGRFPDGPVVIPPSGFGQDGFDEGNAVQYTWMVPHNPAGLITAMGGRTAVASRLDTFVTKLNAGPLQPHLWAGNEPAFGIPWLYNHIGQPWRTQEVVRQVMTTLFSPTPDGEPGNDDLGAQSSWYVWAALGLYPATPATPELALHNPLFPRVVLDLPGRDLEIRAPKAASGGRYVRGMTLDGRRWDRGSLPREVVVRGGRLDVDLGTSPDRRWATSPQSAPPSYRDGEHAFLASATSLTTVRPGGVGEFSVHARRLAGTDRALALTATPPAGLTVTGPRELSPDGGVARFQVSASASEGYHEIPVTITGRDRVVRTSVTVLVAPEGSLVTRYDNTGISDDTDKGQANIDNGGNSYSRQALAEAGLTGGEPGEVGGLRFTWPAAPPGRPDNTAANGQTVAIAGAPTRLSFVGAATNGDHRGRAKVTFTDGSTAETDLSFGDWVLPGGGDRDPVFGNSVVARPRYRNVSSGGAGPAFVFATAPFQAPAGKTIASVTLPGNRQLHVFALATA, encoded by the coding sequence GTGCGCGTCGGCAGGTTGCTGGGGGTGGTGGCGGCACTGGTGTGCGCGCTGCCCGCGCTGGCGTCGGCGGAACCAGCCGGGGCGGCCGAGTCGCCCCTCATCGCTGACTCCACCGCGTATGTGGACCCGTTCATCGGCACCGGGCTGGCCAACGCGGCCGCCGGGGAGATCAACAACTTCCCCGGGCCGAGTGTGCCGTTCGGCATGGTGCAGTTCTCCCCGGACACGCTCGGCTCCTATGCCGGGTACCAGTACCACAACGACAAGATCCGAGGTTTCAGCCTCACGCACGCCAGTGTCGGCTGCAGCGCGTTCGGGGACGTGCCGATCCTGCCGGTGAGCGGGGAGGTCGGGGCCAAGCCCTGGGACCGGGTCGAGAGGTACCAGCACAGCTCCGAGCAGGCCGAGCCCGGCTACTACGCGGTGACCCTGGAGGACTCCCGGGTGCGCGCCGAGCTGACCGCGACCACCCGCACCGGTCTGGCCACCTTCACCTTCCCGGCCGACGCCCCCGCGCACGTGCTGGTCAAAGGCGGTGCCAGCCTTGGCGGCAACTCGCACGCCCAGGTCACGCTGGCGGGGGACCGCACGGTGACCGGGTCGGCGACCTCGGGCAACTTCTGCGGCAAGAACAACAAGTACACCGTGCACTACGCGATCACCTTCGACCAGCCGTTCACCGCGCACGGCACCTGGGACGGCGGCACCGTCACCCCCGGCGGCACCCAGGTCACCGCCACCCGCGCGGGCGCCTACCTGAGCTTCGCCGCCCGCCAGGTCAAGGCCAAGGTAGCGCTGTCCTTCACCGATCTGGACGGCGCGCGCCGCAACCTGGCCACCGAGGTGCCGCACTGGGATCCCGCGCTGGTGCGCGCGGACACCCGCGCCCGCTGGCAGCGCGAGCTCGGCAGGATCCGGGTCGCGGGCACCGACACCGGCCAGCTCAAGACCTTCTACACCGCGCTGTACCACTCGCTGATGCACCCCAACACGTTCAACGACGTGGACGGCCGCTACCTGGGCTTCGACCACCGGGTGCACACGCTGACCGGCGGGCGCACGCAGTACGCGAACTTCTCCGACTGGGACACCTACCGCAGCCTGGCCCCGCTGCACGGCTGGCTGTGGCCCCGCGAGGCCAGTGACATGGCGCAGTCGCTGGTCAACGACGCCGTGCAGGGCGGCTGGTGGCCGCGCTGGCCGATCGCCAACCAGTCCACCGGGCAGATGACCGGCGACAACTCGGTACCGCTGATCGCTGCCCTGCACGCCTACGGCGCCCGCGACTTCGACCTGCCGACCGCGTTGCGCTACCTGGTCAAGGGCGCCACGACCGTGGACACCACGCCCGGCGCCTACCAGGAACGGCCGGGCATCACCGAGTACCTCAAGCACGGCTACCTGCCCAATACCGACGTGGCCAAGGCCGACCACAACCGCGCGGGCGCCTCGATCACCCTGGAGTGGTCGGTCGACGACTTCGCCATCGCCCAGCTCGCCCAGGCCGCGGGTGACCGGAAGACGGCGGCGGAGTTCGCGCGGCGCGCGCAGAACTGGCAGAACCTGTTCAACCCGGCCACCAGCCACATCCAGCCGCGCGGCGGTGACGGCCGCTTCCCGGACGGTCCGGTGGTCATCCCGCCCTCCGGCTTCGGCCAGGACGGCTTCGACGAGGGCAACGCCGTGCAGTACACGTGGATGGTGCCGCACAACCCGGCGGGCCTGATCACCGCGATGGGCGGCCGCACGGCGGTGGCCTCGCGCCTGGACACCTTCGTCACCAAGCTCAACGCCGGTCCGCTGCAACCGCACCTGTGGGCCGGGAACGAGCCCGCGTTCGGGATTCCGTGGCTGTACAACCACATCGGGCAGCCGTGGCGCACGCAGGAGGTCGTGCGGCAGGTCATGACCACCCTGTTCAGCCCGACCCCCGACGGCGAGCCGGGCAACGACGACCTCGGCGCGCAGTCCTCCTGGTATGTGTGGGCGGCGCTGGGCCTGTACCCGGCCACCCCCGCGACCCCGGAGCTGGCGCTGCACAACCCGCTGTTCCCGCGTGTGGTGCTGGACCTGCCGGGGCGGGACCTGGAGATCCGGGCGCCCAAGGCGGCCAGTGGCGGCAGGTACGTGCGGGGCATGACCCTGGACGGCCGGCGCTGGGACCGCGGCTCGCTGCCGCGCGAGGTCGTCGTGCGGGGCGGGCGCCTGGACGTGGACCTCGGCACCTCGCCCGACCGCCGGTGGGCCACGTCCCCGCAGTCCGCCCCACCGTCCTATCGCGACGGTGAGCACGCGTTCCTGGCCAGTGCCACCAGTCTCACCACGGTACGGCCGGGCGGGGTGGGGGAGTTCAGCGTGCACGCGCGCCGCCTCGCCGGTACCGACCGCGCGCTGGCGCTGACCGCGACCCCGCCCGCCGGGCTCACCGTGACCGGCCCGCGCGAGCTGTCCCCGGACGGCGGGGTGGCGCGGTTCCAGGTGTCGGCGAGCGCGTCGGAGGGCTACCACGAGATCCCGGTCACCATCACCGGCCGGGACCGTGTGGTGCGCACCTCGGTGACGGTGCTCGTCGCCCCGGAGGGCAGCCTGGTCACGCGGTACGACAACACCGGGATCTCCGACGACACCGACAAGGGCCAGGCCAACATCGACAACGGCGGCAACAGCTACTCGCGGCAGGCCCTGGCCGAGGCGGGCCTGACCGGCGGCGAACCGGGGGAGGTCGGGGGACTGCGGTTCACCTGGCCCGCCGCGCCGCCGGGACGTCCGGACAACACCGCCGCGAACGGCCAGACCGTGGCGATCGCCGGTGCCCCCACCAGGCTGAGCTTCGTCGGCGCGGCCACCAACGGCGACCACCGGGGGAGAGCCAAGGTCACCTTCACCGACGGCTCCACCGCGGAGACCGACCTGTCCTTCGGCGACTGGGTGCTGCCCGGCGGCGGGGACCGGGACCCGGTGTTCGGCAACTCGGTGGTGGCGCGGCCCCGTTACCGCAACGTGTCCTCGGGTGGTGCCGGACCGGCGTTCGTCTTCGCCACCGCGCCGTTCCAGGCCCCGGCGGGCAAGACGATCGCGAGCGTGACGTTGCCGGGCAACCGGCAGCTGCACGTGTTCGCGCTGGCGACGGCCTAA
- a CDS encoding LacI family DNA-binding transcriptional regulator, which yields MRQRGTTGAAATIRDVARQAQVSVATVSRALSSPNLVREQTRERVLSAAAALGYQPNRAARGLITGRTGNLGIVVPDLDNPFFTGVLKAVQHAAGQADHSVFVADSDEDPVVEEKLVRTMAQQVDGLIVCAPGLPDEPLLKVAASTRLVLVNRELPGTPAALMNAGDGIRQLVEHLAGLGHRRVAFLSGPDTSWSNQQRRQGLRSSAPEHGLEVVELGPFPPRYEGGVAAADLLLAQQGITATIAYNDVMALGVLARLREHGVRVPEDMSLTGYDDLVFAGLCQPALTTVAMPVALAGRLAVEMLLNPPEADEAPDQPRREWLPTRLVERATTAPPAPAAR from the coding sequence GTGCGGCAACGGGGAACCACGGGAGCGGCGGCGACCATCCGGGACGTCGCGCGCCAGGCGCAGGTGTCGGTGGCCACGGTCTCGCGAGCCCTGAGCTCACCCAACCTGGTGCGCGAGCAGACCCGGGAACGGGTGCTGTCCGCCGCCGCGGCGCTGGGCTACCAGCCCAACCGCGCGGCCCGCGGCCTGATCACCGGGCGTACCGGCAACCTCGGCATCGTGGTGCCCGACCTGGACAACCCGTTCTTCACCGGCGTGCTCAAGGCCGTGCAGCACGCGGCCGGCCAGGCCGACCACTCGGTGTTCGTCGCCGACAGCGACGAGGACCCGGTGGTCGAGGAGAAGCTGGTACGCACCATGGCCCAGCAGGTCGACGGGCTCATCGTGTGCGCACCCGGCCTGCCGGACGAGCCGCTGCTCAAGGTCGCCGCCTCCACCAGGCTGGTCCTGGTCAACCGCGAGCTGCCCGGCACGCCCGCCGCGCTGATGAACGCCGGGGACGGCATCCGCCAGCTCGTCGAGCACCTCGCGGGCCTCGGGCACCGCCGGGTCGCCTTTCTCAGCGGCCCGGACACCTCCTGGTCCAACCAGCAGCGCCGCCAGGGTCTGCGCTCCTCCGCGCCCGAGCACGGCCTGGAGGTCGTCGAGCTCGGGCCGTTCCCGCCCCGCTACGAGGGCGGGGTGGCCGCGGCCGACCTGCTGCTGGCCCAGCAGGGCATCACCGCGACCATCGCCTACAACGACGTGATGGCCCTGGGCGTGCTGGCGCGGCTGCGCGAGCACGGCGTGCGCGTACCAGAGGACATGAGCCTGACCGGGTACGACGACCTGGTCTTCGCCGGGCTCTGCCAGCCCGCGCTGACCACGGTGGCCATGCCCGTGGCGCTGGCCGGGCGGCTCGCGGTGGAGATGCTGCTCAACCCGCCCGAGGCCGACGAGGCCCCGGACCAGCCGCGCCGGGAGTGGCTGCCCACGCGCCTGGTGGAGCGGGCGACGACCGCGCCGCCCGCCCCCGCCGCGCGTTAG
- a CDS encoding Gfo/Idh/MocA family protein, which produces MAQQEHPGSGVSRRALLGTGAAAAGAAALGGFGVVGASAAADPAAADQSGAGDTGAAPPSRGKTMIGVPFQRHDVVRVGIVGLGNRGGSMIDMFLAVPWVRVTALCDTNAAAVERAAKKVRDAGQPEPARHVKGERAYEQLCARDDVDFVYIATPWEWHVPMSLAALHGGKHVGVECPMALTLPELWQLVDASERTRRHCVQLENCCYGQNELRLLRMVRAGVFGEVLHGAGAYIHDLRELLLSDTYYAAEWRRAWHTKLNADHYPTHGLGPVAGYFGVHRGDRLARITSMATPALGMAEYRQAHEEPGDSSWKEHYVKGDTTMSLIQTALGKVIRLQHNVSNPYPYSRLNQVAGTKGVFEDYPPRIYVEPRHSGHKWGSFADFKEFDHWLWTDIGPGPGGHGGMDYLMVYRTMQTMKLGLAPEIDVYDSAAWSAPVPLSAESIKRKGASVAIPDFTRGKWRDKSRPTLDSPKPA; this is translated from the coding sequence ATGGCGCAGCAGGAGCATCCGGGCAGCGGGGTCTCTCGGCGGGCTTTGCTCGGGACCGGGGCCGCGGCGGCTGGGGCGGCTGCCCTCGGGGGGTTCGGGGTCGTGGGGGCCAGCGCCGCCGCCGACCCGGCCGCCGCCGATCAGAGTGGGGCCGGGGACACCGGGGCCGCGCCGCCCTCCCGTGGGAAGACCATGATCGGGGTGCCGTTCCAGCGGCATGACGTCGTGCGGGTCGGGATCGTCGGGCTCGGGAACCGCGGCGGGTCGATGATCGACATGTTCCTCGCCGTGCCCTGGGTGCGGGTGACCGCGTTGTGCGACACCAATGCCGCCGCCGTCGAGCGGGCCGCCAAGAAGGTGCGCGATGCCGGGCAGCCCGAGCCCGCGCGGCACGTCAAGGGGGAGCGCGCCTACGAGCAGCTGTGCGCCCGCGACGACGTCGACTTCGTCTACATCGCCACGCCCTGGGAGTGGCACGTGCCGATGTCGCTCGCCGCCCTGCACGGGGGCAAGCACGTCGGCGTCGAGTGCCCCATGGCGTTGACGCTGCCCGAACTCTGGCAGCTGGTCGACGCCTCCGAGCGCACCCGCCGCCACTGCGTCCAGCTCGAGAACTGCTGCTACGGCCAGAACGAGCTGCGCCTGCTGCGCATGGTGCGCGCCGGGGTCTTCGGCGAGGTGCTGCACGGCGCCGGTGCCTACATCCACGACCTGCGCGAGCTCCTGCTCTCCGACACCTACTACGCCGCCGAGTGGCGCCGCGCCTGGCACACCAAGCTCAACGCCGACCACTACCCCACCCACGGCCTCGGCCCCGTCGCCGGGTACTTCGGCGTACACCGCGGTGACCGGCTGGCCCGCATCACCTCCATGGCCACGCCCGCGCTCGGCATGGCCGAGTACCGGCAGGCGCACGAGGAGCCCGGCGACTCCTCGTGGAAGGAGCACTACGTCAAGGGCGACACCACGATGAGCCTGATCCAGACCGCGCTCGGCAAGGTGATCCGCTTGCAGCACAACGTGTCCAACCCCTACCCCTACAGCCGCCTCAACCAGGTCGCCGGGACCAAGGGCGTGTTCGAGGACTACCCGCCGCGCATCTACGTCGAGCCGCGCCACAGCGGGCACAAGTGGGGTTCCTTCGCCGACTTCAAGGAGTTCGACCACTGGCTGTGGACCGACATCGGTCCCGGGCCCGGCGGGCACGGCGGCATGGACTACCTCATGGTCTACCGCACCATGCAGACCATGAAGCTGGGGCTGGCGCCGGAGATCGACGTCTACGACTCCGCCGCGTGGAGCGCGCCGGTACCGCTCAGCGCCGAGTCGATCAAGCGCAAGGGCGCGTCGGTGGCGATCCCGGACTTCACGCGAGGGAAGTGGCGGGACAAGAGCCGTCCGACGCTCGACTCGCCGAAGCCCGCCTGA
- a CDS encoding 1-phosphofructokinase family hexose kinase gives MILTVTLNAALDVTYTVDDLRPHTTHRVREVHTRAGGKGVNVARVLRALGHETLVTGLAGGDTGHAIRTELAAANLPEALVKIDGESRRTVTIVSTGDATLFNEPGPGITSAEWATFRTHYASLAQQATVVVLSGSLPPGAPPDAYRDLLTLAGDTPTVLDADGEALRQALPANPTAVKPNAAELRAVTGIADPATAARTLLDQGAEAVLASGGPAGLLAITTEGSWRARPPRRLSGNPTGAGDACVAALAAGLTTNHTWPQILREAAALSAAAVLHPQAGSFDPAAYTGFLPTVMVEIA, from the coding sequence GTGATCCTGACGGTCACCCTGAACGCGGCGCTGGACGTCACCTACACGGTCGACGACCTGCGCCCGCACACGACCCACCGGGTGCGCGAGGTGCACACGAGGGCGGGCGGCAAAGGCGTGAACGTGGCGCGGGTCCTCCGAGCACTGGGGCACGAGACGCTGGTGACGGGCCTGGCGGGCGGCGACACGGGCCACGCGATCCGCACCGAGCTGGCCGCCGCGAACCTCCCGGAGGCCCTGGTCAAGATCGACGGCGAGTCCCGCCGCACGGTGACGATCGTGAGCACGGGCGACGCGACCCTGTTCAACGAACCGGGCCCCGGGATCACCTCCGCCGAATGGGCGACCTTCCGCACCCACTACGCCTCCCTGGCACAACAGGCCACGGTCGTGGTCCTCTCGGGCAGCCTCCCCCCGGGCGCACCACCGGACGCCTACCGAGACCTCCTCACCCTGGCCGGAGACACCCCCACAGTCCTGGACGCGGACGGCGAAGCCCTCCGCCAGGCCCTTCCGGCCAACCCGACGGCGGTCAAACCGAACGCGGCCGAACTCCGAGCGGTCACCGGCATAGCCGACCCGGCCACCGCGGCCCGAACCCTCCTGGACCAGGGCGCGGAGGCGGTCCTGGCCTCAGGCGGCCCAGCGGGCCTCCTGGCCATCACCACCGAAGGCTCCTGGCGAGCCCGCCCACCCCGCCGCCTCTCCGGCAACCCCACCGGCGCGGGCGACGCCTGCGTCGCCGCCCTGGCCGCGGGCCTGACCACGAACCACACCTGGCCCCAGATCCTCCGCGAAGCCGCCGCCCTGTCAGCGGCCGCGGTCCTGCACCCCCAGGCAGGGAGCTTCGACCCAGCGGCCTACACGGGCTTCCTGCCAACGGTGATGGTGGAGATCGCCTAG